The following coding sequences are from one Rhipicephalus microplus isolate Deutch F79 chromosome 3, USDA_Rmic, whole genome shotgun sequence window:
- the LOC119176665 gene encoding uncharacterized protein LOC119176665 has translation MSKLSVAILLTAILATAMAGGLGYGGSGLGYGGGGYGAGSYGGGYGFSGGLGAGGVRDGGAGIGGSVALVRGSPGLYRAVPGPAFLVRTIHQVNKLSSGGALVAHSGLGAGSYSGYGGGYGGGYGGGYGGGYGGSYGGGYGGGYGGGYGGGYGGGYGRGYGGGYGGGYGGGYGRGYGGGYGGGYGGLGYGAGYGGGSGYSRGYGYSGYGYKG, from the coding sequence AGTGTCGCCATTCTACTGACAGCCATTCTCGCCACTGCCATGGCTGGTGGGCTCGGCTACGGTGGATCTGGACTTGGTTACGGCGGTGGAGGTTATGGCGCTGGGTCATACGGTGGCGGCTACGGCTTCAGTGGAGGCTTGGGAGCGGGGGGTGTGAGAGACGGAGGCGCAGGCATCGGTGGCAGCGTGGCCCTTGTGCGTGGCTCACCCGGATTGTATAGGGCTGTGCCTGGTCCAGCCTTCTTGGTCAGAACCATTCACCAAGTAAACAAGCTGTCCAGTGGTGGAGCACTGGTTGCACACTCCGGCCTCGGGGCCGGATCATATAGCGGATACGGAGGCGGATACGGAGGCGGATACGGAGGCGGCTACGGAGGCGGCTACGGTGGCAGCTACGGAGGCGGCTACGGTGGCGGCTACGGTGGCGGCTACGGTGGCGGCTACGGAGGCGGCTACGGAAGAGGCTACGGAGGAGGCTACGGAGGAGGCTACGGAGGCGGCTACGGACGTGGCTACGGTGGCGGCTATGGTGGCGGCTATGGAGGCTTGGGATATGGAGCTGGTTATGGAGGGGGTTCAGGATACAGTCGTGGCTATGGATACAGTGGCTACGGGTACAAAGGTTAA